GTCTTCCCGCTGGACAAACTGCCGGCTCTTGCCTTCGACCATCCTGAAATCCTTGCTGATCTGCGTGCAGTGCTGGACAAGGCCAATCCGGGCCGCTAATGTTTTTCGAAAGGATGGCCCAACCATGGATGAAAAGACGCTCTGCATTACCCTTGGAGACCCCTGCGGCCTCGGCCCCGAGCTGGTGGTGCGGTATTTCGCCGACCCCCGTGAAGGGAAATACCTGCTCATCGGTCCGGTCGCAGCTCTAGAACGGGAGCTTGAGCGGGCTGGGAGTCCTTCGTTTTTCACCAAAATCAACGATCCCGATGAGCTGGATGGACTTCCTGGTGGAGTATATATTTTTGAACCGCCGGAGCTGTCGCGGCTGGGCTTCCCGGCAGGTTGCCAGACCGTGGAGGGCGGGCTTGCAGCTGGTGTGAGTCTTGAGAAGGCCGTGGAGTTGCTTCGCAATGGGACCGTACATGGCTTGACGACCTGCCCGCTGAACAAGGCCATGCTGCAACAGGCCGGGTTCGAATTTCCCGGCCATACAGAATTTCTTGCAGAACGGCTCGGCGTGGGGCGCGAGGGCGTGTGCATGCATCTGTGCGGAGAAAACGAAGACGGCTCCAATGCGCTGCGGGTCAGCCTCGTGACGACGCATCCACCCCTCTCCGAAGTACCGCGACTCGTGACCCGCGAGCGCATCCGGCATTGTCTGAATCTCACCGCCGATTTTCTGAAACGCCTCGGCAAGAGCGGAACCATCGGCGTCTGCGGTCTCAATCCGCACGCAGGGGAGTCAGGCCGCATCGGCCACGAAGATCAGGACACCGTCGAACCCGCTGTCGTCGAAGCAAGGCGCGCCGGAATCGACTGCGAAGGCCCTATCCCGGCGGACACGCTTTTCCATTTCGCCGCAGCCGGACGCCATCACGCCGTGCTCGCCATGTATCACGATCAGGGCCTTGCTCCGCTGAAGCTCCTGCACTTCGGCAAAGCGGTCAATGTAACGCTCGGCCTGCCGTATCCGCGCACCTCGCCCGATCACGGAACCGGTTACGACCTCTGCGGAACCGGAACCGCCTGCGTACACAGCTTCGCCAAGGCCGTGGAACTCGCCCGGAAGATGATGGCCTAGCCGATACAACCCACAACGACCCCACCGGATCCACTCCCAAGGAGGGCGCATGAACAGGTACATCCTTCTCGATCGCGACGGCACCGTTATTCACGACAGGCATTATCTCAAGGACCCGGAAGAAGTGGAACTGCTGCCAGGTGCTGCCGAAGGTCTGCGCAAACT
The sequence above is drawn from the Desulfovibrio oxyclinae DSM 11498 genome and encodes:
- the pdxA gene encoding 4-hydroxythreonine-4-phosphate dehydrogenase PdxA — translated: MDEKTLCITLGDPCGLGPELVVRYFADPREGKYLLIGPVAALERELERAGSPSFFTKINDPDELDGLPGGVYIFEPPELSRLGFPAGCQTVEGGLAAGVSLEKAVELLRNGTVHGLTTCPLNKAMLQQAGFEFPGHTEFLAERLGVGREGVCMHLCGENEDGSNALRVSLVTTHPPLSEVPRLVTRERIRHCLNLTADFLKRLGKSGTIGVCGLNPHAGESGRIGHEDQDTVEPAVVEARRAGIDCEGPIPADTLFHFAAAGRHHAVLAMYHDQGLAPLKLLHFGKAVNVTLGLPYPRTSPDHGTGYDLCGTGTACVHSFAKAVELARKMMA